One region of Mugil cephalus isolate CIBA_MC_2020 chromosome 17, CIBA_Mcephalus_1.1, whole genome shotgun sequence genomic DNA includes:
- the LOC125023623 gene encoding alcohol dehydrogenase 1-like — protein MATAGKVIKCKAAVAWGPNKPLVIEQIEVAPPQANEVRVKIVATSVCHSDLYYLLEAKHEGGFPLVLGHEAAGIVESVGPGVTEFQPGDKVIPLFLSQCRQCRFCKNPKTNHCENSVSLIPQDGLVIPQSRFTCKGQVLMQFASTSTFSEYTVVKDIALAKIDPSAPLDKVCLLGCGVCTGYGAAVNTAKVEPGSTCAVFGLGAVGLAAVMGCKSAGAKRIIAVDINPEKFEKAKVFGATDFVNPKDHDKPINQVLSDMTNGGVDYSVECTGNVAVMRSALESCVKGWGVSVIVGWTDMNDVAARPIQLISGRTWKGSLFGGFKGKDGVPQMVKAYLDKKVMVDEFITHNMALDQVNDAIELMKHGKCIRTVLNVSPQ, from the exons atggcaacagctggGAAG GTCATCAAGTGTAAGGCAGCAGTGGCCTGGGGGCCCAACAAGCCTTTGGTGATTGAGCAGATCGAGGTGGCGCCTCCTCAGGCCAACGAGGTCCGCGTCAAG ATCGTGGCAACTTCAGTGTGCCATTCGGACTTGTACTATCTTTTGGAGGCCAAGCATGAGGGTGGCTTTCCATTAGTCCTCGGCCACGAGGCGGCAGGTATCGTAGAGAGTGTCGGGCCCGGAGTCACTGAATTTCAGCCTG GAGACAAAGTTATCCCTCTGTTCCTCTCCCAGTGTCGACAATGTCGCTTCTGTAAAAATCCTAAAACCAACCACTGTGAGAATTCAGT GTCCCTAATTCCTCAAGATGGATTGGTTATCCCACAGTCCAGGTTCACTTGTAAGGGACAGGTGCTCATGCAGTTCGCGAGCACCAGCACCTTCTCTGAGTACACTGTGGTAAAAGACATCGCTCTGGCTAAAATTGATCCCTCAGCTCCTCTGGACAAGGTCTGTCTTCTTGGCTGTGGGGTCTGTACTGGATATGGAGCAGCAGTTAATACCGCTAAG GTGGAACCAGGCTCCACGTGTGCTGTGTTTGGCCTGGGAGCTGTGGGTTTGGCTGCAGTCATGGGCTGCAAGTCTGCAGGAGCTAAGAGGATTATTGCTGTTGACATCAATCCAGAGAAGTTTGAGAAGGCCAAGGTGTTTGGTGCAACTGACTTCGTGAACCCCAAAGATCACGATAAACCCATCAACCAGGTGCTGTCTGACATGACCAACGGAGGAGTGGACTACTCCGTGGAATGTACCGGCAATGTGGCAGTCATG CGCAGTGCCTTGGAGTCTTGTGTGAAAGGTTGGGGCGTCAGCGTGATCGTTGGATGGACAGACATGAACGACGTTGCTGCCCGACCCATTCAGCTCATCAGTGGACGCACATGGAAGGGATCCCTGTTTGGAG GGTTTAAAGGTAAGGACGGCGTACCTCAGATGGTCAAAGCCTACCTGGACAAGAAGGTGATGGTGGATGAGTTCATTACTCACAACATGGCTTTGGACCAAGTCAATGACGCCATTGAATTAATGAAGCATGGCAAATG catCCGGACGGTCCTGAATGTTTCTCCACAATGA
- the LOC125023624 gene encoding alcohol dehydrogenase 1-like — MSTAGKVIKCKAAVAWEPDKPVVIEEIEVAPPQADEVRIKIVATSVCHSDLYHLLESMNKDGFPTVLGHEAAGIVESVGPGVTEFQPGDKVIPLFISQCRECRFCKSPKTNQCAKAWTRIRQEIMAGVETRFTCKGKKVLQFMGTSTFSEYTVVNQIAVAKIDPAAPLDKVCLLGCGICTGYGAAVNNAKVEPGSTCAVFGLGAVGLAAVMGCKSAGAKRIIAVDINPEKFEKAKVFGATDFVNPKDHDKPINQVLMEMTEIGVDYSVECTGNVEVMVSAMQSCVAGWGVSVIVGWTDMHNITTRPGELIAGRTWKGSVFGGFKSKDGVTQMVKAYLDKKVMVDEFITHNLTLDQVNDAIEMMKHGKCIRTVLSVSSQ; from the exons ATGTCCACAGCTGGGAAG GTCATCAAGTGCAAGGCCGCAGTAGCCTGGGAGCCCGACAAGCCTGTGGTGATTGAAGAGATCGAGGTAGCGCCACCTCAGGCCGACGAGGTCCGCATCAAG ATTGTGGCCACGTCTGTGTGCCACTCCGACCTGTATCATCTTTTGGAAAGTATGAATAAAGACGGCTTCCCAACCGTCCTTGGTCACGAAGCAGCCGGTATTGTGGAAAGTGTCGGACCCGGAGTCACGGAATTTCAACCAG gaGACAAGGTGATTCCTCTGTTTATCTCCCAGTGTCGAGAATGTCGCTTCTGCAAGAGTCCAAAGACAAACCAATGTGCGAAAGCATG GACCAGAATTCGTCAGGAAATAATGGCGGGAGTGGAGACCAGGTTTACCTGCAAGGGCAAGAAGGTGCTGCAGTTTATGGGAACCAGTACCTTCTCTGAGTACACTGTGGTAAACCAGATAGCTGTGGCTAAGATAGaccctgctgctcctctggaCAAGGTCTGTCTCCTTGGCTGTGGCATCTGCACCGGATATGGAGCAGCTGTTAATAACGCTAAG GTGGAACCAGGCTCCACGTGTGCTGTGTTTGGCCTGGGAGCTGTGGGTTTGGCTGCAGTCATGGGCTGCAAGTCTGCAGGAGCTAAGAGGATTATCGCTGTTGACATCAATCCAGAGAAGTTTGAGAAGGCCAAGGTGTTTGGTGCAACCGACTTTGTGAACCCCAAAGATCACGATAAACCCATCAACCAGGTGTTGATGGAGATGACTGAAATAGGAGTGGACTACTCCGTGGAATGTACTGGCAATGTGGAAGTCATG GTAAGTGCCATGCAGTCTTGTGTGGCAGGTTGGGGTGTCAGCGTGATTGTTGGCTGGACAGACATGCACAACATAACCACCAGACCTGGTGAGCTCATCGCTGGACGTACTTGGAAGGGATCTGTGTTCGGAG GGTTTAAGAGTAAGGACGGCGTAACTCAGATGGTCAAAGCCTACCTGGACAAAAAGGTGATGGTGGATGAGTTCATCACTCACAACTTGACTTTGGACCAAGTCAATGACGCCATTGAAATGATGAAGCACGGCAAATG tatCCGGACAGTCCTGAGTGTTtcttcacaataa
- the eif4eb gene encoding eukaryotic translation initiation factor 4eb has protein sequence MATAEPEINPSASQPDEEGSEETGQEIVSPEAYIKHPLQNRWSLWFFKNDKSKTWQANLRLISKFDTVEDFWALYNHIQLSSNLMSGCDYSLFKDGIEPMWEDERNKRGGRWLITLNKQQRRLDLDRFWLETLLCLVGEAFDDYSDDVCGAVVNIRTKGDKIAVWTSDYENREAVTHIGRVYKERLGLPMKMTIGYQSHADTATKSGSTTKNKFVV, from the exons ATGGCGACCGCCGAACCG gaaatcAACCCAAGTGCATCCCAGCCTGATGAAGAAGGATCTGAGGAGACTGGACAGGAGATCGTGAGCCCAGAGGCCTACATCAAACACCCCCTTCAGAACAG ATGGTCTCTGTGGTTTTTCAAGAATGACAAGAGCAAAACATGGCAGGCCAACCTGCGGCTCATCTCTAAATTTGACACCGTTGAAGATTTCTGGGC TCTCTACAACCACATCCAGTTGTCAAGCAACCTCATGTCAGGCTGCGATTACTCCCTTTTTAAG GACGGCATTGAACCCATGTGGGAGGATGAGAGGAACAAGCGTGGCGGGCGCTGGCTCATCACACTCAacaagcagcagaggagattaGACCTGGACCGCTTCTGGCTGGAAACT CTCCTGTGCTTAGTCGGAGAGGCCTTTGACGACTACAGCGACGACGTCTGCGGCGCCGTGGTCAACATCCGCACAAAAGGGGATAAAATAGCCGTCTGGACATCAGACTACGAGAACCGGGAAGCTGTAACGCACATAGG GAGAGTTTACAAGGAGCGCTTGGGGCTTCCCATGAAGATGACGATCGGCTACCAGTCTCACGCGGACACGGCCACCAAAAGCGGTT
- the metap1 gene encoding methionine aminopeptidase 1, whose translation MASTEARRECETEGCSKDAKLQCPTCIKLGIQGSYFCSQECFKGSWISHKLLHKKAKEDKNQNEPKNCVEKEINTDPWPGYRYTGKLRPHYPLTPMRPVPGDIQRPDYADHPRGMSESEQFLKGTSQIKILCPEDIEAMRVVSKLAREVLDIAAVMVKPGVTTEEIDHAVHLACTARNCYPSPLNYYNFPKSCCTSVNEVICHGIPDRRPLQDGDILNVDITVYHNGFHGDLNETFYVGEVDEAAKKLVQTTYECLMQAIDSVKPGIRYRELGNIIQKHAQANGFSVVRSYCGHGIHRLFHTAPNVPHYAKNKAVGVMKPGHVFTIEPMICEGGWQDETWPDGWTAVTRDGKRSAQFEHTLLVTETGCEILTRRLEDNGRAHFLNQM comes from the exons ATGGCGAGCACCGAGGCTAGAAGGGAGTGCGAAACGGAGGGCTGCAGCAAGGACGCCAAGCTCCAGTGCCCCACCTGTATCAAGCTCGGCATTCAGGGCTCTTATTTCTGCTCACAG GAATGTTTCAAAGGAAGCTGGATCTCTCACAAGTTGCTGCACAAAAAAGCAA AGGAAGACAAGAACCAGAATGAACCCAAGAACTGTGTGGAGAAGGAAATCAACACAGACCCATGGCCAGGCTACCGCTACACAGGAAAACTACGCCCTCACTACCCACTG ACTCCCATGAGGCCTGTACCAGGTGACATCCAAAGACCTGACTATGCTGATCATCCCAGAG GGATGTCTGAGTCCGAGCAGTTCTTGAAGGGGACGTCGCAGATCAAGATCCTCTGCCCTGAAGACATTGAAGCAATGAGAGTAGTGAGCAAG ctggCACGAGAAGTCCTGGACATTGCAGCTGTGATGGTGAAACCCGGTGTTACAACAGAAGAAATTGACCACGCTGTGCATCTG GCTTGCACAGCGAGGAACTGCTACCCCTCCCCTCTCAACTATTACAACTTCCCTAAATCCTGCTGCACGTCTGTCAATGAAGTCATCTGCCATGGGATCCCGGATAGAAGACCACTGCAAGACGGAGATATCCTCAACG TGGACATCACCGTCTATCACAACGGTTTCCATGGCGACCTCAACGAAACCTTCTACGTCGGAGAGGTGGACGAGGCGGCGAAGAAGCTGGTTCAGACTACATATGAATGCCTTATGCAAGCCATCGACTCTG TAAAGCCTGGCATTCGCTACCGAGAGCTGGGTAACATCATTCAGAAGCACGCTCAAGCCAACGGCTTCTCCGTGGTGCGAAGCTACTGTGGCCACGGCATCCACAGACTTTTCCACACCGCCCCCAATGTGCCACACTACGCCA aaaacaaagcaGTTGGAGTTATGAAGCCTGGCCATGTGTTCACTATTGAGCCCATGATATGTGAAG GTGGCTGGCAAGACGAGACGTGGCCTGACGGCTGGACGGCCGTGACCAGAGACGGGAAGCGTTCGGCTCAGTTCGAACACACCCTGCTGGTGACGGAGACCGGCTGCGAGATCCTCACCCGCCGCCTGGAGGACAACGGACGCGCTCATTTCCTAAATCAAATGTAG
- the LOC125023225 gene encoding alcohol dehydrogenase class-3 chain L translates to MATAEKVIRCRAAVAWGAGEPLVMEEVEVAPPKAGEVRLKIVATGICHTDSYTLSGSDPEGVFPVVLGHEGAGIVESVGEGVTKFQPGDTVIPLYVPQCEECKFCRNPKTNLCQKIRLTQGKGLMPDGTSRFSCKGKSLFHFMGCSTFTEYTVVAEISLAKVNQGAPLDKVCLLGCGITTGYGAALNTAKVEAGSTCAVFGLGALGLAAIMGCKAAGAARIIGIDLNPDKFKTAREFGATDVLNPKDHSKPVQEVLIEMTDGGVDYSFECVGNVAIMRAALEACHKGWGTSVIIGVAAAGQEISTRPFQLVTGRTWKGTAFGGYKSVESVPKLVEEYMNKKLKVDEFVTHTLPFEKISDGFELMHAGKCIRVVLQL, encoded by the exons ATGGCAACTGCTGAGAAG GTCATCCGGTGCAGAGCGGCGGTAGCATGGGGGGCCGGCGAACCtctggtgatggaggaggtggaggtggcaCCCCCTAAAGCTGGGGAGGTTCGTCTCAAG ATTGTGGCCACAGGAATCTGCCACACGGACTCCTACACGCTGAGTGGCTCCGACCCCGAGGGGGTGTTCCCCGTGGTCCTGGGCCACGAGGGAGCCGGCATTGTGGAGAGCGTCGGAGAGGGAGTCACCAAGTTTCAACCAg GGGACACTGTCATCCCCTTGTATGTCCCTCAGTGTGAAGAGTGCAAGTTCTGTAGGAATCCCAAAACCAACTTGTGTCAAAAGATCAG GCTCACTCAGGGCAAAGGCTTGATGCCAGACGGGACGTCTCGTTTCTCGTGCAAAGGCAAGAGCCTCTTCCACTTCATGGGCTGCAGCACATTCACAGAGTACACCGTGGTGGCCGAGATCTCCCTGGCCAAAGTGAACCAAGGGGCCCCTCTGGACAAGGTGTGTCTGCTGGGCTGTGGCATCACCACTGGTTACGGAGCAGCTCTGAACACAGCAAAG GTGGAGGCAGGGTCGACCTGTGCAGTGTTCGGCCTCGGGGCTCTCGGCCTTGCAGCCATCATGGGCTGCAAAGCAGCCGGGGCCGCCAGGATCATTGGAATCGATCTCAACCCAGACAAGTTTAAAACGGCTCGAGAGTTTGGGGCCACCGATGTGCTGAACCCAAAGGACCACAGCAAGCCAGTCCAGGAGGTCCTGATAGAGATGACAGACGGAGGAGTGGACTACTCCTTTGAATGTGTGGGCAATGTAGCGATCATG AGAGCAGCCCTGGAGGCCTGTCATAAAGGATGGGGCACCAGCGTCATCATCGGGGTGGCAGCAGCCGGGCAAGAGATCTCCACCCGGCCCTTCCAACTGGTGACTGGACGCACCTGGAAAGGCACGGCCTTTGGAG GATACAAGAGCGTGGAGAGCGTTCCCAAACTGGTGGAGGAGTATATGAACAAGAAGCTAAAAGTGGATGAATTCGTGACCCACACTCTGCCCTTTGAGAAGATCAGTGATGGCTTTGAGCTCATGCACGCTGGGAAATG CATCCGCGTCGTCCTTCAGCTGTAG